One Edaphobacter lichenicola DNA window includes the following coding sequences:
- a CDS encoding TIGR04282 family arsenosugar biosynthesis glycosyltransferase gives MTPPTMSYAILDPAKPLAVRAGQTALAVMAKAPRAGKVKTRLSPPLTPAQAADLNVCFLKDTAENIAAVAGSGGAAGVISYTPVGEEALFDNLLPADFTLIPQRGDGFGERLLATAQDLLSCGYGSVCLIDSDSPTVPAAAFEQAVAELQKEGDRIVLGPAVDGGYYLIGLKRAHSELFADIAWSTSSVFSETVAAAKEAGIEVVVLTLWYDVDDRETLELLAAEVLGEEPPPFARLSGYRAEHTRAYLRELRPQGGER, from the coding sequence ATGACTCCTCCAACGATGTCCTACGCGATTCTCGATCCTGCGAAGCCGCTGGCTGTGAGAGCCGGACAGACCGCTCTTGCGGTGATGGCGAAGGCTCCGCGTGCCGGCAAGGTGAAGACCCGCCTCTCACCTCCTCTTACGCCGGCTCAGGCTGCGGATCTAAATGTCTGCTTTCTTAAGGACACGGCCGAAAATATTGCTGCTGTCGCTGGATCGGGTGGGGCGGCTGGCGTTATCTCTTACACCCCCGTTGGGGAGGAGGCTCTCTTCGACAATCTTCTGCCTGCGGACTTCACCCTGATTCCGCAGCGGGGCGACGGCTTTGGCGAACGCCTGCTTGCGACGGCACAGGATCTTTTGTCGTGCGGCTACGGCAGTGTTTGCCTGATCGACTCCGATTCGCCCACGGTTCCGGCTGCTGCTTTTGAGCAGGCTGTCGCGGAGTTGCAGAAGGAAGGCGACCGCATTGTTCTTGGTCCGGCGGTGGATGGTGGTTATTATTTGATCGGACTCAAGCGGGCTCACTCTGAGCTCTTCGCCGATATCGCGTGGAGTACTTCGTCTGTCTTTTCCGAGACGGTTGCTGCGGCGAAGGAGGCTGGCATCGAGGTCGTCGTTCTGACGCTTTGGTATGACGTAGATGATCGAGAGACGCTTGAGCTGCTGGCCGCCGAAGTGCTAGGTGAGGAGCCGCCGCCGTTTGCCAGGCTTTCAGGGTATCGCGCCGAACATACTCGCGCTTATCTGCGTGAGCTTCGCCCGCAGGGAGGGGAACGTTGA
- the tdh gene encoding L-threonine 3-dehydrogenase, which yields MKALVKSREERGLWLEDVPEPEMGINDVKIRVLATGICGTDLHIYEWDAWARSTIKQGLTIGHEFVGEVVAVGSNVNDIPIGQLVSGEGHVVCGRCRNCLAGRRHLCAFTLGVGVNRNGAFAEYIVLPMSNIWIHSAGVPHEIAAIFDPLGNAVHTALAFPVLGEDVLVTGAGPIGIMAAAVARHAGARHVVISDPNEYRRTLAEKVGVTLAVDPRATPLKEIQQKLHMQEGFDVGLEMSGNPNAFRDMLANMSHGAKIAMLGIPSEDISINWNQVVFNQLTIRGIYGREMYETWYKMTVMLQSGLDISGVITHRMNWRDYEAGFAAMRSGNSGKVILDWSDVA from the coding sequence GTGAAGGCATTAGTGAAGAGCCGCGAAGAGCGCGGCCTGTGGCTCGAAGATGTTCCTGAGCCTGAGATGGGCATCAATGACGTTAAGATTCGTGTTCTGGCTACCGGGATCTGCGGGACCGACCTCCACATCTACGAGTGGGATGCATGGGCTCGCTCGACGATCAAGCAGGGGCTGACGATTGGACATGAGTTTGTCGGCGAGGTGGTGGCGGTTGGGTCGAATGTAAACGATATTCCGATTGGGCAGCTGGTGAGCGGTGAGGGGCATGTGGTTTGTGGGCGCTGCCGTAATTGTCTTGCGGGGCGTCGGCATCTTTGCGCGTTCACGCTGGGCGTCGGGGTGAATCGCAATGGAGCGTTTGCGGAGTATATTGTGCTGCCGATGTCGAATATCTGGATTCACAGCGCGGGGGTGCCTCATGAGATCGCGGCGATCTTCGATCCGCTGGGCAATGCGGTGCATACGGCGCTGGCGTTTCCAGTGCTGGGCGAGGATGTGCTGGTTACTGGGGCAGGGCCTATCGGGATTATGGCTGCGGCTGTGGCTCGACATGCCGGGGCTCGTCATGTTGTGATCTCGGACCCGAACGAGTATCGCAGGACGCTGGCGGAGAAGGTGGGGGTGACGCTTGCGGTCGATCCCCGGGCGACTCCGCTGAAGGAGATTCAGCAGAAGCTGCATATGCAGGAGGGATTCGATGTGGGGCTTGAGATGTCGGGTAATCCGAATGCGTTTCGGGATATGCTCGCGAATATGAGCCACGGCGCGAAGATTGCGATGCTAGGGATTCCGTCGGAGGATATCTCGATTAACTGGAATCAGGTGGTGTTCAACCAGCTTACGATTCGCGGCATCTACGGGCGGGAGATGTATGAGACCTGGTACAAGATGACCGTGATGCTCCAGAGCGGGCTGGATATCTCGGGCGTGATTACGCACCGGATGAACTGGCGTGACTATGAGGCCGGCTTTGCGGCGATGCGATCGGGGAACTCGGGGAAGGTGATTCTCGACTGGAGCGACGTTGCTTAG
- a CDS encoding 3-deoxy-7-phosphoheptulonate synthase, with protein sequence MLFPTDDLRITWTKVVLPPVALEEELPITEAASATVYKARTEIIKILRGEDHRLLVVVGPCSIHDTDAAREYAELLKSAIAEHSRDLCIIMRVYFEKPRTTLGWKGLINDPYLDESFKINDGLRKARHLLLDLAEMGVPAGTEFLDMISPQYVSSLVSWGAIGARTTESQVHRELVSGLSCPVGFKNGTSGNVQIAIEAILSSGQPHNFLGHTKHGQTAIFVTKGNHDTHIILRGGRNTTNYDATAVEDTCKQMDKAGIRPQVMIDCSHANSHKDHTQQSAVARNVAAQITSADKRIMGVMLESNLVAGAQKLVPGKPLVYGQSITDACIDWPETKTALAELAAAVRSARS encoded by the coding sequence ATGCTCTTTCCCACCGATGACCTTCGCATCACCTGGACCAAAGTCGTCCTCCCGCCCGTCGCCCTCGAAGAAGAACTCCCCATCACCGAAGCCGCATCGGCGACCGTCTACAAAGCCCGCACCGAGATCATCAAAATCCTCCGCGGCGAAGACCATCGTCTCCTCGTAGTCGTCGGCCCCTGCTCCATCCACGACACCGACGCCGCCCGCGAGTACGCCGAGCTCCTCAAATCCGCCATCGCCGAGCACTCCCGCGATCTCTGCATCATCATGCGCGTCTACTTCGAGAAGCCCCGCACCACCCTCGGCTGGAAGGGCCTCATCAACGACCCCTACCTCGACGAGTCCTTCAAGATCAACGACGGCCTCCGCAAAGCCCGCCACCTCCTTCTCGACCTCGCCGAGATGGGCGTCCCCGCCGGCACCGAGTTCCTCGACATGATCTCCCCCCAATACGTCTCCTCCCTCGTAAGCTGGGGAGCCATCGGCGCCCGCACCACCGAAAGCCAAGTCCACCGCGAGCTCGTCTCCGGCCTCTCCTGCCCCGTCGGCTTCAAAAACGGAACCTCCGGCAACGTCCAGATCGCCATCGAAGCCATCCTCTCCTCCGGCCAGCCCCACAACTTCCTCGGCCACACCAAGCACGGCCAAACCGCCATCTTCGTCACCAAAGGCAACCACGACACCCACATCATCCTGCGCGGCGGCCGCAACACCACCAACTACGACGCCACCGCCGTCGAAGACACCTGCAAGCAGATGGACAAAGCCGGCATCCGCCCCCAGGTCATGATCGACTGCAGCCACGCCAACAGCCACAAAGACCACACCCAGCAATCAGCCGTAGCCCGCAACGTAGCCGCCCAGATCACTTCAGCAGACAAGCGAATCATGGGCGTCATGCTCGAAAGCAACCTCGTCGCAGGCGCGCAAAAACTAGTCCCCGGCAAACCCCTCGTCTACGGCCAATCCATCACAGACGCCTGCATCGACTGGCCCGAAACCAAAACCGCCCTCGCCGAACTAGCCGCAGCCGTCCGCTCCGCCCGCAGCTAA
- a CDS encoding TetR/AcrR family transcriptional regulator yields the protein MYHNLHQRGTVDEGSSLPGLSGRAEASYSNQIMMRNSLRHCTERVSTAKERLYFTKMRPEMTVKTANKHELRTRETRSLLLQAAETIFVRDGYEGAELGEIAALAGRTKGAIYAQFKSKEDIFLALIEERTNYYRARMEKILAASMTVDGNMDALRNFFLERTEDQAWSLLLLEFKLFAMRHPESRKRLQTLYAEIFYRTDEKKLADILGAAAKGKDAISRVIAVQTLGPVISALVLELQLDNHLLNKNVIKKVANRIFDALLEVPAQ from the coding sequence ATGTATCACAACCTCCATCAACGTGGCACGGTCGACGAAGGCTCCAGTCTGCCGGGACTGAGCGGACGCGCCGAAGCGTCGTACTCTAACCAAATTATGATGAGGAACAGTCTTCGCCATTGCACAGAGCGCGTTTCAACCGCCAAGGAACGGCTTTACTTCACTAAAATGAGACCAGAGATGACAGTCAAAACAGCCAACAAACACGAACTCAGAACAAGAGAGACGCGGTCGCTTTTACTCCAGGCCGCTGAAACGATCTTCGTGCGGGACGGATACGAAGGAGCAGAACTGGGAGAGATTGCGGCCCTTGCCGGTCGCACCAAGGGCGCGATCTACGCGCAATTCAAGAGCAAGGAGGACATCTTTCTCGCGCTCATTGAAGAGCGTACTAATTACTACCGCGCTCGAATGGAAAAGATCTTGGCCGCATCAATGACCGTTGACGGGAATATGGATGCTCTTCGGAATTTTTTCCTGGAGCGCACCGAGGACCAGGCGTGGTCCCTTTTATTATTGGAATTCAAACTTTTTGCCATGCGGCATCCCGAATCGAGGAAGCGGCTGCAGACGTTGTACGCAGAGATCTTCTACCGGACTGATGAAAAGAAGCTTGCCGACATACTAGGGGCAGCCGCTAAGGGAAAAGATGCGATCAGTCGGGTGATCGCGGTTCAAACCCTGGGACCCGTGATCTCTGCTCTCGTTCTCGAACTTCAATTGGACAACCATCTTTTGAATAAGAATGTCATCAAGAAGGTTGCTAACAGAATATTTGACGCTCTGCTGGAAGTCCCGGCACAGTAA
- a CDS encoding radical SAM protein, translated as MSTLLPILPPDDLLHDKERLTPAAQQAEEEKNRMRRYFEKPEADAHLAAVAAQEPVCLYLETTNRCNLLCTTCPRTYEELEPEADMPWELFTSLIDQYPNVARVVLHGIGEPMLVKDIAQRVKYLKDRNIYVLFNTNGTLLTDANGRALIEAGLDELRVSLDAAESEVFQMVRGKDFFDKIVANVKNFTRLQRELDAPKPRVSLWLTGLRETVDQLPDFVRLAHSIGVTEVYLQRLVFFDVPMDEHSLARAESALFEHTTEREEALIREAESVARELGVMFSASGAVDPGESIKMQRSDSPWSLCRRPWSLMYITANGRVLPCCIAPFSMKGYGSFTLGDATQSSLREIWNGAEYQHFREGLLTSSPPPACVNCGLRWSL; from the coding sequence ATGAGTACACTTCTTCCGATTCTTCCTCCCGACGATCTGTTGCATGACAAGGAGAGACTTACCCCCGCGGCGCAGCAGGCGGAGGAGGAGAAGAACCGCATGCGCCGGTACTTCGAGAAGCCTGAGGCAGATGCGCATCTTGCTGCAGTAGCTGCGCAGGAGCCGGTTTGTCTTTATCTGGAGACGACGAACCGATGCAATCTGCTGTGCACGACCTGCCCGCGCACCTACGAAGAACTGGAGCCCGAGGCTGATATGCCGTGGGAGCTTTTTACTTCGCTGATCGACCAGTATCCGAATGTTGCGCGGGTTGTGCTGCACGGCATCGGCGAGCCTATGCTGGTCAAAGATATTGCTCAGCGCGTGAAGTATCTGAAGGATCGGAACATCTATGTTCTGTTCAACACGAACGGGACTTTGCTGACGGATGCAAATGGGCGGGCGCTGATCGAAGCGGGTCTGGATGAACTTCGCGTATCGCTCGATGCGGCTGAATCTGAGGTCTTTCAGATGGTTCGGGGCAAGGACTTCTTCGACAAGATAGTCGCCAACGTAAAGAACTTTACGCGGCTTCAACGTGAGCTTGATGCTCCCAAGCCGCGCGTGTCGCTGTGGCTGACTGGTCTGCGCGAGACGGTGGATCAGCTTCCTGACTTTGTGCGTCTGGCCCACTCGATTGGAGTCACTGAGGTTTATCTGCAGCGGCTGGTGTTTTTCGATGTGCCAATGGATGAACACTCTCTTGCGCGTGCGGAGTCGGCGCTGTTTGAACACACAACCGAGCGGGAAGAGGCTTTGATTCGTGAGGCGGAGTCGGTTGCGCGGGAACTGGGTGTGATGTTTTCGGCGTCCGGCGCAGTTGATCCTGGCGAGTCGATCAAGATGCAGCGCTCCGATAGTCCTTGGTCTCTGTGCCGACGGCCGTGGTCGCTGATGTACATTACCGCTAACGGCCGTGTGCTTCCGTGCTGTATTGCGCCTTTCAGCATGAAGGGCTACGGCAGCTTTACGCTGGGCGACGCTACGCAGAGTAGCCTGCGAGAGATATGGAACGGGGCTGAATATCAACATTTCCGCGAGGGGCTTCTGACCAGCTCTCCGCCGCCGGCCTGTGTCAACTGCGGGCTTCGTTGGAGTCTTTGA
- a CDS encoding glycosyltransferase family 87 protein, whose amino-acid sequence MIATTDSATNSAASAALGSCVRRHWSVARAWQTNVALGLIGVALFLLTRQLVSEYDHFTIGFSGVSGWSCILYLGAAFLVLTQPVDRFTFPIILGVAVACRVVALDAPPYLSSDIYRYVWDGVVQHAHISPYRYVPGDAVLAFLRAPHQSIFDKINRRDYAHTIYPPAAQVLFYLITWISPTITFMKTVMVLFEGVTMYALVTLLQALGLRREQTLLYAWCPVLVWEIAGSGHLDSAAMAFIALALLVRFRKRPVLTGIFLGVAILLKLYPLVLFPALYRRGDFKMPATIAAVIALGYASYSSVGVLVFGFLGGYVKEEGMATGARYFLLELSQYIPGLRGLSTAPYYVFCAAVFAVIIWWCWRVAGSGGDNRRKPFASDGVAGFLSPAFGLASALTFLFSPHYAWYIVWLIPFFTLMPNLPILTYVLGFFYLYTTPLAEPGPRMFLANKILYASVLGAFIIQLVLKRWPIHRSLFVQPVIASESL is encoded by the coding sequence ATGATCGCGACGACTGACTCGGCGACGAATTCAGCTGCAAGTGCTGCGCTGGGGTCGTGTGTTCGCCGACATTGGTCGGTTGCGCGTGCCTGGCAGACCAACGTCGCGCTGGGTCTGATTGGGGTTGCTCTATTTTTACTTACGCGACAATTGGTTAGCGAGTATGACCACTTCACGATTGGGTTTTCCGGCGTGTCGGGGTGGTCCTGCATTCTCTATCTTGGGGCGGCGTTTCTTGTGCTAACCCAGCCGGTCGATAGATTTACTTTTCCCATTATCCTTGGTGTCGCCGTTGCTTGCCGCGTGGTTGCGCTCGATGCGCCGCCTTATCTGTCGAGTGATATCTATCGCTATGTGTGGGATGGCGTGGTGCAACATGCACACATCAGCCCATATCGTTATGTTCCCGGCGATGCTGTGCTTGCGTTTTTACGTGCGCCGCATCAGAGCATCTTCGACAAGATTAATCGGCGAGATTATGCCCATACGATTTATCCACCTGCGGCACAGGTGCTTTTTTACCTGATTACCTGGATCTCTCCGACGATCACTTTCATGAAGACTGTGATGGTCCTGTTTGAAGGCGTGACGATGTATGCGCTGGTGACGCTTCTTCAGGCTCTTGGCCTTCGCCGCGAGCAGACGTTGCTCTATGCGTGGTGTCCGGTTTTAGTGTGGGAGATCGCCGGCTCGGGCCATCTCGATTCTGCAGCGATGGCATTTATTGCGCTTGCTTTGTTAGTGCGCTTCCGAAAACGCCCGGTGCTGACAGGGATTTTTCTTGGTGTCGCTATTCTGCTGAAGCTTTATCCTCTCGTTCTGTTTCCTGCGCTCTATCGTCGCGGCGACTTCAAGATGCCAGCCACGATTGCCGCCGTCATTGCACTGGGTTATGCGTCTTATTCGAGCGTTGGTGTTCTTGTCTTTGGATTTCTTGGGGGCTACGTAAAAGAAGAGGGCATGGCGACTGGTGCGCGATATTTTCTGCTGGAACTTTCGCAATACATCCCCGGACTGCGTGGTCTTTCTACGGCGCCCTACTACGTTTTCTGTGCTGCGGTTTTCGCGGTAATTATCTGGTGGTGCTGGCGGGTCGCGGGTTCTGGCGGAGACAACCGTAGAAAGCCGTTTGCGTCGGACGGGGTTGCGGGTTTTCTTTCGCCTGCCTTCGGGCTTGCGTCAGCACTGACGTTTCTGTTCTCTCCGCACTATGCCTGGTACATCGTCTGGCTGATTCCGTTTTTCACTTTGATGCCGAATCTGCCGATTCTTACCTATGTTCTTGGCTTCTTCTATCTGTACACGACCCCGTTGGCAGAACCTGGTCCCAGAATGTTTCTTGCTAATAAAATTCTCTACGCCTCGGTCCTTGGAGCGTTCATAATTCAGTTAGTTCTCAAGCGGTGGCCGATCCATCGCAGCTTGTTCGTCCAGCCAGTGATAGCGAGCGAATCTCTATGA
- a CDS encoding class I SAM-dependent methyltransferase has protein sequence MPGRTFTHPPAHQPDSLFESCSWFYALCREYLFRDHTPEISRALFPPEGPAPGTRVLELGCGPGFYACRLSQEYPQIHTTGVDLSRRLLARAKSRAASRSLQNCTFAYADAHSLPDASNSVDAIVVSRLFLIVANREAVLGEIFRVLRPGGRCFIAEPTSGFRTRIPLGCMWLLSKVTNSPGGRYCEPRQADVMTAPDFSALIHSQPWGEAGLQYDDWYQYAVCEKKTAASVNSEWQERPVGVADGLVL, from the coding sequence ATGCCCGGCAGAACCTTTACGCATCCTCCTGCGCACCAGCCGGACAGCCTCTTTGAGAGCTGCTCGTGGTTTTATGCTCTTTGCCGTGAGTACCTGTTTCGCGATCACACCCCGGAGATCAGTCGAGCGCTGTTTCCACCTGAGGGGCCGGCGCCGGGTACCAGGGTTCTTGAGCTTGGTTGCGGCCCTGGCTTCTATGCCTGTCGACTCTCGCAGGAGTACCCGCAGATTCATACCACTGGCGTCGATCTCTCGCGCAGGTTGCTGGCGAGGGCGAAGTCGCGGGCGGCCAGTCGCAGCCTTCAGAACTGCACCTTCGCGTATGCCGATGCGCACTCTCTCCCGGATGCTTCTAACTCTGTCGATGCCATTGTGGTCTCGCGACTGTTTCTGATTGTGGCGAACAGGGAGGCAGTGCTGGGCGAGATCTTTCGGGTTCTGCGGCCAGGGGGACGATGTTTTATCGCAGAGCCTACCTCGGGTTTTCGAACCCGCATTCCACTTGGCTGCATGTGGCTACTCTCCAAGGTGACGAACAGCCCCGGGGGAAGATATTGCGAGCCGCGACAGGCTGACGTGATGACTGCACCGGACTTTTCGGCGTTGATTCATTCGCAACCGTGGGGCGAAGCCGGTCTGCAATATGATGACTGGTATCAGTATGCGGTCTGCGAAAAAAAGACGGCAGCTTCGGTCAACTCTGAGTGGCAGGAGCGGCCGGTTGGCGTGGCGGATGGTTTAGTCCTATGA
- a CDS encoding 3-keto-disaccharide hydrolase, with the protein MRIHTSLLAIAALTATAFAQQPTSPKHQDTEVYEPVPPIVTPGATDAAPPSDAIVLFDGKNLDQWVSTKDKSPAAWTVADGILTVSKAPGSGNIETKRTFKNYQLHIEWRIPENITGTDQARGNSGVFLASTGTGDAGYELQVLDSYNNKTYVNGQAGSIYKQGIPLANPNRKPGEWQTYNVIWTAPTFNEDGTVKTPAYATVFFNGVLVQNHFELKGETLYIGQPFYKKYDTAPIKLQAHGDKSEPISFRNIWVRELK; encoded by the coding sequence ATGCGCATCCACACTTCGCTCCTCGCCATCGCAGCCCTGACCGCCACCGCCTTCGCACAGCAGCCCACCTCGCCAAAACACCAGGACACCGAAGTCTACGAGCCCGTCCCCCCAATCGTCACACCCGGCGCCACCGACGCCGCGCCTCCCTCTGACGCGATCGTCCTCTTCGACGGAAAAAACCTCGACCAGTGGGTCTCCACCAAAGACAAGTCACCCGCCGCATGGACCGTAGCCGACGGCATCCTCACCGTCAGCAAAGCGCCCGGCTCCGGCAACATCGAAACCAAACGCACCTTCAAGAACTACCAGCTCCACATCGAGTGGCGAATCCCCGAGAACATCACCGGCACCGACCAGGCCCGCGGCAACAGCGGCGTCTTCCTCGCCTCCACCGGCACCGGCGACGCCGGATACGAGCTCCAGGTCCTCGACTCCTACAACAACAAGACCTACGTCAACGGCCAGGCCGGCAGCATCTACAAGCAGGGCATCCCCCTCGCCAACCCCAACCGCAAACCCGGCGAGTGGCAGACCTACAACGTCATCTGGACCGCACCCACCTTCAACGAAGACGGCACCGTCAAAACCCCCGCCTACGCCACTGTCTTCTTCAACGGCGTCCTCGTGCAGAATCACTTCGAGCTAAAGGGCGAGACCCTCTACATCGGCCAGCCCTTCTACAAAAAATACGACACCGCCCCCATCAAACTCCAGGCCCACGGCGACAAGAGCGAACCCATCAGCTTCCGCAACATCTGGGTCCGCGAACTCAAATAG
- a CDS encoding GyrI-like domain-containing protein, translating to MTIQQHSGFYVVGVAARTDNAAERNGKGKIGEIWHRLLRDNLAAKIPNKLGIDLIAVYTDYEKDHNGQYTYLLGLPVSSIHNVPAKFVAKHIPGGRYAVVTSNRGPVTKVVPETWQRIWSMSVAELGGTRSFRADYEVYDQRSTDPEKAQIEVYVGLR from the coding sequence ATGACTATCCAGCAGCACTCCGGGTTCTACGTGGTAGGCGTAGCGGCTCGCACTGATAACGCGGCAGAGAGGAACGGCAAGGGAAAGATCGGAGAGATCTGGCATAGGCTATTGCGCGATAATCTTGCCGCGAAGATTCCGAACAAGCTTGGTATCGATCTGATTGCGGTGTATACCGACTATGAGAAGGATCATAACGGCCAGTACACCTATCTTCTCGGGTTGCCTGTGTCTTCGATTCACAACGTGCCTGCGAAGTTCGTTGCGAAACATATTCCCGGGGGTCGCTACGCCGTTGTTACGTCGAATAGAGGGCCGGTGACAAAGGTTGTTCCTGAGACCTGGCAGCGTATCTGGTCTATGTCGGTTGCTGAGTTGGGTGGTACGCGATCGTTTCGAGCCGACTACGAAGTTTACGATCAGCGTTCGACCGATCCGGAGAAGGCTCAGATTGAAGTGTATGTCGGCCTCCGTTGA